The following proteins are encoded in a genomic region of Synechococcus sp. ROS8604:
- the pds gene encoding 15-cis-phytoene desaturase gives MRIAIAGAGLAGLSCAKYLADAGHTPILMEARDVLGGKVAAWKDEDGDWYETGLHIFFGAYPNMLQLFKELNIEDRLQWKSHSMIFNQPEEPGTYSRFDFPDLPAPINGVAAILGNNDMLSWPEKISFGLGLVPAMLRGQGYVEECDKYSWTEWLKLHNIPERVNDEVFIAMSKALNFIDPGEISSTVLLTALNRFLQEKNGSRMAFLDGAPPERLCDPIVEHVQSLGGEVHLDSPLREIKLNPDGSVAAFHIGGVKGKESFDLVADAYVSALPVDPFKLLIPEEWQQMDVFRKLDGLRGVPVINIHLWFDRKLTDIDHLLFSRSPLLSVYADMSIACKEYEDPDRSMLELVFAPAKDWIGRSDEDIIEATMGELKKLFPMHFGTDNPAKLRKSKVVKTPLSVYKTTPGCQQLRPDQTTPIKNFFLAGDYTMQRYLASMEGAVLSGKLCAEAVDRKHDQLSSSSSVSEPVSA, from the coding sequence ATGCGTATCGCCATTGCGGGAGCAGGTCTGGCGGGTCTCTCCTGTGCGAAATATCTGGCGGACGCCGGTCATACCCCCATCCTCATGGAAGCCAGGGACGTGCTTGGCGGGAAAGTTGCTGCTTGGAAAGATGAAGACGGCGACTGGTACGAAACGGGTCTGCATATCTTTTTCGGGGCTTATCCAAATATGCTTCAGTTGTTCAAAGAATTGAATATTGAGGACAGGCTGCAATGGAAGAGCCACTCCATGATTTTCAATCAGCCAGAAGAGCCTGGTACTTATAGTCGCTTTGATTTTCCAGACTTACCGGCACCTATTAATGGTGTTGCGGCAATTTTGGGTAACAATGACATGCTGTCCTGGCCAGAAAAAATCAGTTTTGGTCTTGGCCTGGTGCCAGCAATGCTGAGGGGGCAGGGTTATGTGGAAGAGTGCGATAAATATTCATGGACTGAGTGGCTCAAGCTTCACAACATTCCTGAGCGTGTGAATGATGAAGTCTTCATTGCCATGAGCAAGGCTTTGAACTTTATTGATCCTGGCGAAATTTCATCCACGGTCTTGCTAACCGCTCTCAATCGTTTTTTGCAGGAGAAAAATGGCTCTCGGATGGCTTTTCTCGATGGAGCGCCTCCAGAACGTCTTTGCGACCCAATTGTGGAACATGTCCAATCATTAGGCGGTGAAGTTCATCTGGATAGCCCATTGAGAGAGATTAAACTCAACCCTGATGGAAGCGTTGCTGCTTTTCATATCGGAGGAGTGAAGGGTAAGGAAAGTTTTGATCTTGTTGCTGATGCTTACGTGAGCGCACTTCCTGTGGACCCTTTCAAGTTGCTGATACCAGAGGAATGGCAACAAATGGATGTCTTTCGCAAGTTGGATGGTCTCCGCGGAGTGCCGGTGATCAATATTCATCTCTGGTTTGATCGAAAGCTCACGGACATCGATCACTTGCTGTTCAGTCGTTCACCTCTGCTGAGTGTTTATGCCGATATGAGTATTGCGTGTAAGGAGTACGAAGACCCGGATCGTTCAATGCTTGAGCTTGTCTTTGCACCTGCGAAGGATTGGATTGGCCGGAGTGATGAGGATATTATTGAAGCAACAATGGGCGAACTTAAGAAATTGTTCCCAATGCATTTTGGGACTGATAATCCTGCAAAGCTTCGAAAGTCTAAGGTTGTAAAAACACCTTTGTCTGTCTACAAAACGACGCCTGGCTGTCAGCAGCTTCGACCTGATCAAACGACTCCTATTAAAAACTTCTTTCTGGCG
- the ndhM gene encoding NAD(P)H-quinone oxidoreductase subunit M yields MADTLLKSTTRHVRLFTARVDDGRLVPDPSQLTLDLDPDNEFLWDESCVQTVQQRFRELVEDHAGQPLNDYNLRRIGSELEGSIRQLLQAGQLSYNPDCRVLNYSMGLPRTPELL; encoded by the coding sequence ATGGCCGACACCCTGCTGAAGAGCACCACTCGCCACGTGCGCCTATTCACAGCTCGAGTGGATGACGGGCGGCTCGTCCCAGACCCCAGTCAGCTCACTCTCGACCTCGATCCAGATAATGAGTTCCTTTGGGACGAAAGCTGTGTTCAGACGGTTCAACAACGCTTCCGTGAGCTGGTTGAAGACCATGCAGGACAGCCTCTGAACGATTACAACCTTCGACGAATCGGCTCGGAACTAGAGGGAAGCATCCGCCAGCTCCTGCAGGCAGGCCAGCTGAGCTACAACCCTGATTGCCGGGTTCTGAACTATTCCATGGGCCTGCCCCGCACACCTGAACTGCTGTGA
- a CDS encoding DUF3172 domain-containing protein: protein MSRSPYDRPRGGDPRRPDKRRGGRYNPPPPGNNEGGDGGGRFNTTRIAVLAGVLVVGIGIGSAVTSTTQGDQGNIASSQQLDMAVPDPEFCRQWGASAFVMDIEMYTTLNPSSSFVTQPTLQPGCVIRRENWAVLRKEGAVTAAQERQCKQRMNTFAYIGSVRDKPVVRCVYQTDITQNKFLTKGIADDTVGITPEADQF from the coding sequence GTGAGCCGCTCCCCCTACGACCGTCCACGGGGCGGAGATCCCCGTCGTCCTGATAAGCGCAGAGGAGGTCGGTACAACCCTCCGCCACCGGGCAACAACGAGGGTGGAGATGGAGGCGGTCGTTTCAACACCACCAGAATTGCTGTCCTCGCTGGAGTTCTGGTGGTGGGGATCGGAATCGGCAGTGCCGTTACAAGCACCACCCAGGGAGATCAAGGCAACATCGCCAGCAGCCAGCAGTTGGATATGGCGGTGCCCGATCCAGAGTTCTGCAGGCAATGGGGAGCCAGCGCCTTTGTGATGGACATTGAGATGTACACCACACTCAACCCATCCAGCAGCTTCGTCACGCAGCCCACCCTCCAACCAGGCTGTGTGATTCGCCGAGAAAACTGGGCTGTATTACGCAAAGAAGGCGCCGTCACCGCCGCTCAGGAAAGGCAATGCAAACAAAGGATGAACACCTTTGCTTACATCGGATCCGTGAGGGACAAACCCGTTGTTCGCTGCGTCTACCAAACCGATATCACGCAGAACAAATTCCTCACCAAGGGGATCGCCGACGACACCGTGGGAATCACCCCAGAAGCTGATCAGTTTTAA